One Nicotiana tomentosiformis chromosome 4, ASM39032v3, whole genome shotgun sequence genomic window carries:
- the LOC104104703 gene encoding PLASTID TRANSCRIPTIONALLY ACTIVE protein 6, chloroplastic has protein sequence MSAAQLFFPLPPNLSTFFTTPSSQALLTISFVKPISNNPNSVKQSFTTKRRRDFRVFADDEDADGGGPDDYDMDEDEVEEADNKKDFDVDYDTLLGGASLAVAATGDDIAMVHSSSFVFTQGWNSEKIVDYRINEEEFHKISLLDCDFFIRKPPDPDNDVYDFREMYVTPPDTDIYAIPRVLAPMPQKYIRCAMSDYGCYNVTEPPIDAPRDPMYKSEREVSKVFLTKHYRNRRAGDPEFALDFEEIYVIDSKTKSITRAKVVVTVPGGRNRDRKNDLLVIRDNGNSFKIIPSEERDDPTTVIEKEEWKKSRQDMERHLRKLRDFSVSNWF, from the exons ATGAGCGCTGCTCAGCTCTTCTTCCCGCTTCCTCCAAACCTTTCAACCTTCTTCACTACACCTTCTTCACAAGCCCTTTTAACCATTTCGTTTGTTAAGCCAATTTCCAACAACCCCAATTCTGTTAAACAAAGTTTTACCACAAAAAGGAGGCGGGATTTCAGGGTATTCGCCGACGACGAGGATGCAGACGGGGGAGGACCAGATGATTACGACATGGACGAGGATGAAGTGGAAGAAGCAGACAATAAAAAAGACTTTGATGTTGACTATGATACCCTCTTAGGTGGTGCTTCTTTAGCTGTTGCTGCTACTGGTGATGACATTGCGATGGTTCATAGCAGTAGCTTTGTGTTTACTCAAGGATGGAACTCCGAGAAAATCGTGGATTATAGAATTAATGAGGAGGAGTTTCATAAAATTAGCCTCCTTGATTGTGATTTCTTCATTCGTAAACCTCCTGACCCTGATAATGATGTTTATGACTTTCGTGAG ATGTATGTTACGCCACCAGATACTGATATATATGCCATTCCCAGAGTTCTTGCACCAATGCCTCAGAAG TATATTAGGTGTGCGATGAGTGATTATGGGTGCTACAACGTGACAGAGCCTCCCATTGATGCGCCTAGAGATCCTATGTATAAATCAGAAAGGGAAGTTTCAAAG GTATTCTTAACAAAGCACTATAGAAACCGCAGGGCTGGTGATCCGGAATTTGCTCttgattttgaagaaatataCGTTATTGATTCGAAAACCAAATCAATCACTAGAGCCAAAGTAGTG gtgACAGTCCCTGGAGGAAGAAACAGGGACAGGAAGAATGATTTGCTTGTCATCCGTGATAATGGGAACTCGTTCAAAATTATACCATCA GAGGAAAGAGATGATCCAACCACTGTGATAGAGAAAGAGGAGTGGAAGAAGTCAAGGCAAGACATGGAAAGACACCTTAGGAAGCTAAGGGACTTCAGTGTTTCAAATTGGTTTTAG